In the genome of Croceimicrobium hydrocarbonivorans, one region contains:
- a CDS encoding MBL fold metallo-hydrolase has protein sequence MNPLKASADWHFEFLGTGTSQGVPMIGCDCKVCQSDNPKDQRLRSSFLVERMGTRILIDAGPDLRQQLLRSNTHDIDAVLITHQHQDHTAGLDELRAINFIQGHSIPIYCTEAVEARLREQYSYIFQNSKYPGIPQIDLIRIPEGPFQIGNIELEALELQHANLPVLGFRFGKLVYLTDVNFIPESEWPKLKGLEVFILNALRHEAHHSHFTLSEALEIADRLEVPQFYATHISHQLGLHTEIESELKNGRNLAYDGLRFTLASS, from the coding sequence TTGAATCCTTTAAAAGCTTCAGCAGACTGGCATTTCGAATTCCTCGGAACCGGCACCTCTCAAGGGGTTCCGATGATTGGCTGTGATTGTAAAGTTTGTCAATCCGACAATCCCAAAGACCAAAGATTACGCAGCAGCTTTTTGGTAGAAAGAATGGGCACTCGAATATTAATCGATGCCGGACCTGATTTACGCCAACAATTATTGCGTTCCAATACTCATGATATAGATGCCGTACTGATCACCCATCAACACCAAGATCACACAGCTGGATTGGACGAATTAAGAGCGATTAATTTCATCCAAGGGCACTCTATTCCCATTTACTGCACGGAAGCAGTTGAAGCACGCTTAAGGGAGCAATATTCTTATATTTTCCAGAACAGCAAGTATCCGGGCATTCCGCAGATTGATCTAATCCGCATCCCGGAAGGACCATTTCAAATTGGAAATATTGAATTAGAAGCTCTGGAATTACAACATGCCAATTTACCCGTTTTGGGTTTTCGCTTTGGAAAACTGGTTTACCTTACCGATGTCAATTTCATTCCCGAAAGCGAATGGCCGAAACTGAAAGGTTTAGAGGTATTTATATTAAATGCGCTTCGGCATGAAGCCCACCATTCTCATTTTACCTTAAGTGAAGCACTGGAAATTGCTGATCGATTGGAAGTCCCTCAATTTTATGCTACTCATATAAGTCATCAATTAGGCTTACATACCGAAATTGAGTCCGAACTAAAAAACGGAAGAAATTTGGCTTATGATGGATTGCGATTCACTTTAGCCTCAAGCTAG
- the lhgO gene encoding L-2-hydroxyglutarate oxidase yields MDRNFDLIVIGGGIVGLATAYKYQMAFPGHRIAILEKEDHLGAHQTGRNSGVIHSGIYYKPGSFKALNCTNGRKQIVVFAKEHGVAHDICGKIILATEEKELPILQGIFEKGQANQIEGIEMIGPDAIRDIEPFSRGIKAIRVPVTGIIDYVGFCKKLVELIKARNPKSELFLSTQFLESFREDGKEGIRTNKGNFYTQHKIFCAGLQSDRLARKEGAKPDLKIVGFRGDYYELTEEARHKVKHLIYPVPDPDFPFLGVHFTRMVDGSVECGPNAVFSFKREGYSPKSFSFKDTFESLTYPGTWKLFSRHAGQGMEEMKRAFSKKLFLDALRKMIPYLQMEDIRPVRAGVRAQALKHNGDLVDDFKIEKFGNSVHVLNAPSPAATASLAIADEILDMAGFVPKQKD; encoded by the coding sequence ATGGACCGCAATTTTGATCTTATTGTAATCGGAGGTGGCATTGTTGGCTTAGCTACGGCCTATAAATACCAGATGGCCTTTCCTGGGCATCGAATTGCAATTCTGGAAAAAGAAGATCATTTAGGCGCTCATCAAACCGGCCGAAATTCTGGGGTAATTCATTCGGGCATCTATTATAAGCCTGGTAGCTTCAAAGCGCTTAACTGCACCAATGGTCGGAAGCAAATTGTGGTTTTTGCCAAAGAACATGGGGTGGCACATGACATTTGCGGGAAAATCATTCTAGCTACTGAAGAAAAGGAACTGCCCATTTTACAAGGCATTTTTGAAAAAGGTCAGGCTAATCAGATTGAAGGTATTGAGATGATTGGTCCGGATGCCATTCGTGATATTGAACCCTTTAGTAGAGGCATCAAAGCGATTCGGGTACCAGTAACGGGAATTATCGACTATGTTGGCTTTTGTAAAAAATTGGTGGAACTGATTAAAGCTCGCAATCCTAAAAGTGAATTATTCCTAAGCACTCAATTTCTGGAAAGCTTTCGCGAAGATGGCAAAGAAGGAATCCGCACCAATAAGGGCAATTTTTATACCCAGCATAAGATCTTTTGTGCCGGTTTACAAAGTGATCGATTGGCCCGAAAAGAAGGGGCTAAACCCGATTTGAAAATTGTAGGCTTCCGTGGGGATTATTACGAATTAACGGAAGAAGCCCGGCACAAAGTAAAGCACTTGATTTATCCGGTTCCCGACCCTGATTTCCCTTTCCTGGGCGTGCATTTTACGCGCATGGTAGATGGTAGCGTGGAATGCGGACCGAATGCTGTTTTCTCCTTTAAGCGTGAAGGCTACAGTCCTAAATCCTTTAGCTTTAAAGATACCTTTGAATCCCTTACTTACCCTGGAACCTGGAAACTATTCAGCCGCCATGCCGGACAAGGAATGGAAGAAATGAAACGGGCTTTTTCCAAAAAGCTCTTTTTAGATGCCTTACGGAAAATGATTCCTTATTTACAGATGGAAGATATTCGCCCGGTACGCGCTGGTGTTAGGGCTCAGGCCTTAAAGCACAATGGCGATCTGGTGGATGATTTTAAAATCGAAAAATTCGGGAATTCGGTGCATGTCTTAAATGCCCCTTCTCCTGCCGCTACGGCCAGCTTAGCCATTGCCGATGAAATTCTCGACATGGCTGGATTTGTTCCTAAGCAAAAGGATTAA
- a CDS encoding T9SS type A sorting domain-containing protein, translated as MKDKKQKESLKYLGAISGLLAAYGADAQIKYVDLADTTLNTNNAYWDLDIDEDSLGVVDYRFIQYVDTSIFNVSGNFVQSRGVAANSIIGLDYGNYAYPFNLSPGDSIGPNSVYKGSGGSYSLGQLSMISNGTGSPNDKFNGALNGLIGVRFRAEVDDTLRNYYGWIRVDVAADYKSITIKDYGYNEQYGEGIVAGEGSAWIGLPEAEEQVFSLRQLDETLYFEIPEGKAQLQIFSLGGALVWEQDYEKGQSRLDLQELEKGMYIARLHNAESSEEIRVLVY; from the coding sequence ATGAAGGATAAGAAACAAAAGGAGAGTTTAAAGTATTTAGGAGCCATTAGCGGTTTATTAGCTGCCTATGGAGCCGATGCTCAAATCAAGTATGTTGATTTAGCTGATACCACTCTGAATACCAATAATGCCTATTGGGATCTGGATATTGATGAAGACAGCCTTGGGGTTGTTGACTATCGTTTTATTCAATATGTAGATACTTCCATTTTTAATGTGAGTGGCAATTTCGTGCAGTCACGAGGAGTTGCCGCCAATTCTATTATTGGCCTTGACTATGGTAATTACGCTTATCCCTTCAATCTGAGTCCTGGAGATAGTATTGGACCCAACTCGGTTTACAAGGGCAGTGGAGGGAGCTATTCCTTAGGTCAGCTCTCGATGATTAGCAATGGAACCGGCAGTCCAAACGATAAGTTCAATGGCGCTTTAAACGGCCTAATTGGAGTACGCTTTCGCGCGGAAGTAGATGATACCCTCCGTAATTACTATGGTTGGATCCGTGTTGATGTGGCCGCTGATTATAAGTCTATTACCATTAAGGACTATGGCTATAATGAGCAATATGGCGAAGGCATTGTTGCCGGTGAAGGTTCAGCTTGGATTGGTTTGCCTGAAGCGGAAGAGCAAGTGTTTAGCCTACGTCAATTAGATGAAACACTCTATTTTGAAATTCCCGAAGGCAAGGCTCAGCTGCAAATTTTCAGCTTAGGTGGTGCATTGGTTTGGGAGCAAGATTACGAGAAAGGACAAAGTCGCTTAGACCTTCAAGAATTGGAGAAGGGCATGTATATCGCTCGCCTTCACAATGCAGAGAGCAGCGAGGAAATTCGCGTTCTGGTTTATTAA
- a CDS encoding alkaline phosphatase family protein produces MTDPKKHNQSAPILLLGWDGAEWSVIRSLIEQGEMPQFQMLLANGSDGALASLQPMISPLLWTSVASGKRAHEHGILGFVEESLEGPRAISSLQRQVPAIWNILSEAGISCQVLNWWPSNPVEAIRGDMISNLAFAEGDLQGQFYPEDWGDFLSSEREKAQDLSPEILAGFFPEMPAELLLDDPLVQKVGRILMRSRMQFHCAMAMLQKEAQCRMFYFEALDQLQHLGAAYYPPQQAQISDTDFKHYHYIIRAAYRWHDAMLGSMLNKAKDHNLILISDHGFELSAGRQKELPNIPAAPASEHRAFGVFAATGPDFIANQKLYGISLLDIVPTILHHFQLPLAKDMEGRIIKELFRNKRAASWLPTWDLINNAQFLEVHPQQGQNDALRDLEELQYIDLANTQQKGIREEQDYNKAISLREVGAYAEALQICDQHWLNSNQAYRWYILKARLILNGGDSALWERFWTGLKPEFQADLQLRFCHALAILQAGQAEKSLVEMQALEQSGLQSPALYQEMGHALFLAGQWEGADQQFDRALALNQEYSPALNGKAQVAFAKGAYEDFEIWANQALSLKMHQPHLHYLWALHYHQSGDSVSCRKALQLCLRKAPKHQKALALRDELIGKSPKASSIIVSGFPRSGTSFMMALLEASGLELLKDEVREADGHNPKGYYEWEALKSLPQGAELPPSDGKALKVVAPLLPYLPADRKYKVLWMERPLLEIILSQAKMKGEAASLENFPFQKGQQLERERQRFQLWLDQQPHIEWMEVSYRALLKGEALQEITAFLGHELSREQWEKTVDPQLHRNKIG; encoded by the coding sequence ATGACAGATCCAAAAAAGCATAATCAAAGCGCTCCAATACTTCTTTTAGGCTGGGATGGCGCGGAGTGGTCGGTGATCCGAAGCCTGATAGAACAAGGAGAAATGCCCCAATTCCAAATGCTATTAGCCAATGGGAGTGATGGGGCACTGGCCAGCTTACAGCCTATGATTAGTCCATTATTATGGACTTCGGTGGCTAGCGGGAAAAGGGCCCACGAACATGGCATTTTAGGATTTGTAGAAGAAAGCTTGGAGGGCCCTCGAGCTATTTCGAGTTTGCAACGCCAAGTGCCGGCAATTTGGAATATCCTTTCGGAAGCCGGGATTTCTTGCCAGGTTTTAAACTGGTGGCCTTCCAATCCGGTGGAAGCGATCCGAGGTGATATGATTTCCAATTTGGCTTTCGCCGAAGGTGATTTGCAAGGGCAATTCTATCCCGAAGACTGGGGTGACTTTTTAAGTTCCGAAAGAGAAAAGGCCCAAGATTTAAGTCCCGAAATTCTGGCGGGCTTTTTCCCCGAAATGCCTGCCGAGCTTTTACTGGATGATCCCTTAGTTCAAAAAGTAGGACGCATATTAATGCGAAGCAGAATGCAGTTCCATTGTGCCATGGCGATGTTGCAAAAGGAAGCCCAATGCCGAATGTTCTACTTCGAAGCCCTGGATCAATTACAGCATTTAGGCGCCGCTTATTATCCTCCTCAGCAAGCGCAGATTTCGGATACAGATTTCAAACACTATCATTATATAATTAGAGCTGCCTATCGCTGGCATGACGCTATGCTGGGAAGTATGCTCAATAAAGCTAAGGATCATAATTTGATCTTGATTTCAGATCATGGCTTTGAGCTTTCCGCCGGAAGGCAAAAGGAACTCCCGAATATACCGGCAGCCCCCGCTTCAGAACACCGCGCATTTGGCGTCTTTGCCGCTACTGGACCTGATTTTATAGCGAATCAAAAGCTTTATGGCATAAGCCTGCTGGATATCGTACCTACTATTTTGCATCATTTCCAATTACCACTGGCAAAGGATATGGAAGGGCGAATTATTAAGGAGCTATTTCGAAATAAGCGTGCCGCCAGTTGGCTACCCACCTGGGATCTTATTAATAATGCACAGTTTTTAGAAGTTCATCCCCAGCAAGGTCAAAATGATGCTTTGCGCGATTTGGAGGAATTGCAATACATCGATTTAGCTAATACTCAACAAAAGGGCATTCGTGAAGAACAGGATTACAATAAGGCGATTAGCCTGAGAGAAGTGGGAGCCTATGCTGAAGCCTTGCAAATTTGTGATCAGCATTGGTTGAACAGTAATCAGGCGTATCGCTGGTATATATTAAAGGCGCGATTAATTCTTAATGGTGGAGATTCGGCTCTTTGGGAGCGCTTTTGGACTGGATTGAAACCAGAATTTCAGGCCGATTTACAATTGCGTTTTTGCCATGCCCTGGCCATACTGCAAGCTGGGCAAGCCGAAAAGTCCTTGGTGGAAATGCAGGCCCTAGAACAAAGTGGCTTGCAAAGTCCTGCTCTGTATCAGGAAATGGGGCATGCCTTATTCCTGGCTGGTCAATGGGAGGGAGCAGACCAACAATTTGATCGCGCATTAGCCCTAAATCAGGAATACAGTCCGGCTTTAAATGGAAAAGCTCAGGTGGCCTTTGCCAAAGGGGCTTATGAGGATTTTGAAATATGGGCCAATCAGGCCTTGAGCCTAAAGATGCATCAACCCCATTTGCATTATCTATGGGCCTTACACTATCATCAATCGGGGGATAGCGTATCCTGCCGGAAGGCATTGCAACTGTGTTTACGGAAGGCACCCAAACATCAAAAGGCCTTGGCTTTAAGAGATGAATTAATCGGCAAAAGCCCCAAAGCCAGTAGTATCATAGTAAGTGGATTCCCTAGGTCGGGTACCAGTTTTATGATGGCCCTTTTGGAAGCCAGTGGTTTGGAATTGTTGAAAGATGAGGTGCGTGAGGCAGATGGTCACAATCCCAAAGGCTACTACGAATGGGAAGCCTTGAAAAGTTTGCCGCAAGGGGCGGAACTTCCTCCAAGCGATGGCAAAGCCTTAAAAGTAGTGGCACCGCTATTACCTTATTTACCGGCCGATCGAAAGTATAAGGTCTTGTGGATGGAAAGGCCCTTACTTGAGATCATCCTCTCCCAAGCCAAGATGAAAGGAGAGGCCGCTAGTTTGGAAAATTTCCCATTTCAAAAAGGTCAACAATTAGAAAGGGAAAGACAGCGTTTTCAGCTTTGGCTGGATCAACAACCGCATATTGAATGGATGGAGGTTTCGTATCGAGCTTTATTAAAAGGTGAGGCATTGCAGGAAATCACTGCGTTTTTAGGCCATGAACTTAGCCGGGAACAGTGGGAAAAGACAGTTGATCCGCAATTGCATCGAAACAAAATTGGCTAG
- a CDS encoding ABC transporter permease yields the protein MGKNIFFEYLKIALQSIKSQALRTILTALIIAIGITALVGILTAIDAIKSSLTGQFALLGANTFTIQNRGPNIRIGRSGERPKTYPSITYYEAMKFKEQMPAKRARTSVSFQATGAAEAKYKNLKTNPNVSVMAADENYLHTGGYELESGRNLSLNDIKDAAAVALIGQDIVSNLFAKEDPLGKFISIGDARYRIVGVLAPKGNSFGFGGDKSLFIPITKARTKYATANRSFAVNVMALESTELESVVDEATATMRAVRKLKPKEETNFNIIKSDSISESLIENLSYVSMAAIIIAAITLLGAAIALMNIMLVSVTERTSEIGIRKAIGAKSNAILSQFLTEAIAICLLGGLAGIIFGILIGNGISMLVGGAFIIPWAWMSLSAIICFLVGLLSGFYPALKASRLDPIESLRYE from the coding sequence ATGGGAAAGAATATCTTTTTCGAGTACTTAAAAATTGCGCTGCAAAGTATAAAAAGCCAAGCGCTGCGTACCATATTGACGGCATTAATTATTGCCATTGGTATTACTGCTCTGGTTGGAATACTTACCGCGATAGACGCTATTAAGTCTTCCCTAACCGGGCAATTCGCTCTTTTGGGTGCCAATACCTTTACCATCCAAAACCGAGGTCCCAATATTCGTATTGGTCGCAGTGGCGAGAGACCTAAAACTTATCCCTCCATCACCTATTATGAGGCGATGAAATTTAAGGAACAGATGCCTGCCAAGCGTGCGCGTACCAGTGTTTCTTTCCAGGCAACTGGTGCTGCTGAAGCGAAATACAAAAATCTAAAAACCAATCCGAATGTATCGGTAATGGCTGCCGATGAAAACTACTTACATACCGGTGGTTATGAATTGGAAAGCGGTCGAAACCTCAGCTTAAACGATATTAAAGATGCCGCAGCTGTGGCGCTGATTGGTCAGGATATTGTGAGCAATTTATTCGCTAAAGAAGATCCCCTTGGCAAGTTCATTAGTATAGGAGATGCTCGTTATCGCATTGTTGGGGTACTGGCTCCCAAAGGAAACTCTTTTGGCTTTGGTGGTGATAAATCCTTATTCATCCCCATAACAAAGGCCCGCACCAAATATGCCACCGCCAATCGGAGTTTTGCAGTTAATGTAATGGCTTTGGAAAGCACGGAGCTGGAGTCGGTGGTAGATGAAGCTACTGCCACCATGCGCGCTGTTCGGAAATTAAAACCCAAGGAAGAAACCAATTTCAATATCATTAAAAGTGATAGCATAAGTGAAAGCTTGATCGAAAACCTGAGCTATGTAAGTATGGCCGCGATCATTATTGCCGCCATTACCTTATTGGGAGCCGCTATCGCTTTGATGAACATCATGCTGGTTTCGGTTACAGAAAGAACCAGTGAAATCGGAATTCGCAAAGCTATCGGGGCCAAATCCAATGCCATCCTTAGTCAGTTTTTAACTGAGGCCATTGCCATTTGTCTATTGGGTGGATTAGCCGGCATCATTTTCGGAATCCTAATTGGTAATGGCATTTCTATGTTAGTAGGAGGAGCCTTTATTATCCCCTGGGCTTGGATGAGCCTTTCGGCCATCATTTGTTTCCTAGTGGGACTTTTATCGGGCTTCTACCCTGCCCTTAAAGCCAGTCGCCTCGACCCGATCGAAAGCTTACGCTACGAATAG
- a CDS encoding S41 family peptidase — protein MRKPLILYFSLLLLSLGANTIMAQALSKDELLTDLLQLKSSIEEYQVTLFEFQSPDVWNQNCTELFSQIKEDSAQSYSHQKAFYWISRLTSLANEGHYRLGNWQDTVHSGFLANRYLYLPIAVWIIDGRLYLRKDYSKEQCLIRGSEILSINGLSSSEIVDKLRKCNPADANILSYKDRVIESGFNWQYYLYVDTSSLAKIQYLDNDSIQSCQIKALCRDSLFAQVNRLNPPAESSAEDRFYSLKFESNTAWLELPTFDRNRMEQFNIDPDDFYEAIFDSIRTAQSEHLVIDLRANTGGRNEMVDEILPYLIHGELNVDFLRKSISWKGKEKKYRFPKRDKNAFQGQIYVLIDGLSFSNGSVLARHLKEYSNAMIIGEESGSRYTGFAAGSQEQITLQNSGLQIGIPRYYLFYGLNLNQENSNQGVIPHIPVRYRLEDRLMEKDLAREVVLEQIKKRQ, from the coding sequence ATGCGAAAGCCCTTAATTTTATATTTCAGCTTACTGCTCCTTAGTTTGGGAGCAAATACTATCATGGCTCAGGCCTTAAGCAAGGATGAACTCCTAACCGATCTGCTGCAGCTAAAATCTTCGATAGAGGAATACCAGGTTACCTTATTTGAATTCCAGAGCCCTGATGTCTGGAATCAGAACTGTACAGAGCTCTTCAGTCAAATCAAAGAAGATTCCGCTCAAAGCTACTCACATCAAAAAGCCTTTTATTGGATAAGTCGCTTGACTAGTTTGGCAAATGAAGGTCATTATAGGCTTGGGAACTGGCAGGATACCGTGCACTCCGGCTTTCTGGCCAATCGTTATCTATACCTCCCAATTGCAGTTTGGATAATCGATGGCCGATTATATCTGCGAAAGGATTACTCTAAAGAACAATGCTTAATACGTGGCAGTGAAATCCTCTCAATCAATGGCTTAAGCAGCTCTGAAATAGTAGATAAACTGCGTAAATGCAACCCCGCTGATGCCAATATCCTAAGCTATAAAGATCGGGTGATTGAATCCGGGTTTAATTGGCAATACTATCTTTATGTAGATACGTCCAGCCTGGCTAAGATTCAATATCTGGATAATGATAGTATCCAAAGCTGCCAGATAAAGGCCCTTTGTAGGGATAGTCTTTTTGCCCAGGTGAATCGCCTAAATCCACCGGCAGAATCCAGCGCTGAGGACCGATTTTACTCTTTGAAATTTGAATCCAACACCGCCTGGCTAGAACTTCCCACTTTCGATCGAAATCGCATGGAGCAATTTAATATTGATCCGGATGACTTTTATGAAGCCATTTTTGATAGCATTAGAACCGCCCAAAGCGAACATCTGGTAATCGACCTAAGGGCTAACACCGGGGGCCGGAATGAAATGGTAGATGAGATTTTACCTTATCTCATCCATGGCGAGCTGAATGTTGACTTCTTGCGCAAATCCATTTCCTGGAAAGGAAAAGAGAAGAAGTATCGTTTTCCAAAGCGCGATAAAAACGCTTTTCAGGGTCAAATCTATGTGCTTATTGATGGTTTGAGTTTTTCCAATGGGAGTGTCTTGGCCAGACATCTCAAAGAATATAGTAATGCCATGATAATTGGTGAGGAAAGTGGTTCTCGTTATACTGGCTTTGCAGCTGGATCCCAAGAACAAATTACCTTGCAGAACAGCGGATTGCAGATAGGCATTCCCCGTTATTATCTTTTCTATGGATTAAACCTGAATCAAGAAAATAGCAATCAAGGTGTGATCCCACACATCCCGGTGAGATATAGATTAGAAGATCGATTAATGGAAAAGGATTTAGCCAGGGAAGTAGTTTTAGAGCAAATTAAAAAACGACAATAA
- a CDS encoding zinc-dependent metalloprotease, with translation MKVLRNLIPIVLILALSLSLRPVRDWLGNIFPKKIEKRSLALQPYGNFVPEWSAEIKRSLEATYPMRFHLLESRDLPETAFVNIKSPRYRADSLLRDLARIKADTLDHILGLCTRDISTTKRDRQGQVKKPESRYADWGVFGLGQRPGVAAIVSSFRLMRPPKELFLDRLKKVSIHEVGHNLGLKHCAELNCVMADAAESLSTVDQVGFELCKKCKHEIGLKD, from the coding sequence ATGAAAGTACTACGCAACCTTATCCCCATTGTTTTAATCTTAGCTCTAAGTTTAAGTCTGCGACCGGTACGAGATTGGTTAGGAAATATCTTTCCTAAAAAGATTGAAAAACGGAGCTTAGCCCTGCAACCTTATGGCAATTTTGTTCCTGAATGGTCAGCCGAAATTAAAAGAAGCTTGGAGGCCACTTACCCTATGCGATTTCATCTTTTAGAGTCTAGAGATTTACCGGAAACGGCCTTTGTAAATATCAAGAGTCCTCGCTACCGAGCAGATTCCCTGCTTCGGGATTTAGCTCGCATTAAAGCGGATACCTTGGACCACATCCTTGGCTTATGCACTCGAGATATTTCCACCACCAAAAGAGATCGTCAAGGTCAGGTAAAGAAGCCTGAATCACGCTACGCAGACTGGGGTGTTTTTGGACTAGGTCAGCGCCCGGGAGTTGCGGCTATTGTTTCCAGCTTTCGCTTGATGCGGCCTCCCAAAGAGCTTTTCCTGGATCGATTAAAAAAGGTCAGCATCCATGAAGTAGGTCATAATTTAGGCTTGAAACACTGTGCAGAGCTCAACTGTGTTATGGCGGATGCCGCCGAAAGCCTTAGTACAGTAGACCAGGTTGGTTTTGAGCTCTGCAAGAAATGCAAACATGAAATTGGCCTTAAAGATTAA